Below is a window of Humulus lupulus chromosome 2, drHumLupu1.1, whole genome shotgun sequence DNA.
aggtagcttactacaatagcctcccagaagttgattccaggttattccctgagttggaatcaactgtgGGGGAGGTTGGGACTGTAGCGGAGGAAGTAGTGgtacctgagaaggaggcagagaagctggcaaaagttgcaaaggaagcctccattttttacgaGGATGTTCCGAtggttgaggagggcacttcacaggcctgtgcagcTTCATCTAGTCAGGTTTCCCAGCCTAATTATGAGAaattgatgcagaggctcaagagggcTAAGGAGGGCTAGGCAAGCTTACTATAGAATCAGACTACGATCATGGCTCAGTAGGCGCAGCTACTTTCagtggtctcaggtcgatccaccgacgtaaaatcagatacagagttTGATATATTGCTTACAGACTACGAGCGAGGTGATCAACCCTCCATTCCACAGGCCTAGACATCTATAGTTGCTAGTGAtgctgacagtcccagtgtacgagtactgcAGCCCGAGGAGGCAGCTGGCCCTGAAGTTGTTAGGAAGAAATGcaggcccaagcgttttgatgacttcaccgacccaacgaAGAAGATCAGACaagataaacaggggctagttgctgaaccattgaggaagtgtgacccacaacaggagaagagcttccataagtggatcatcgggaAGATCGACAACAAGAGAGACCGAAACGTCTatactgggacgcacggtgtggcatggttcttgcagttgcacacGGTCCaaacttggctttgggattcggtatgtaaattacattcatgttttcaattcaatcttaaaatatattgatagtactaatgaatttttatgttttttcagcatattgatgccgctttgcacatgctacgccaCCAACGCCACTTTTATCATGTtgcatttcggcaggatgctgcgatcatgaacaccaccttcccccaggcgtgcctaggtcgttggaatcatttcatagagaccggcactaagtatacatgggacgacgatgtgctgaaaatgttgaagggcgatgataatcaattccttgtatcatggcaaaatgtgagtgaagtatattttgccttgcacgtcgagaaagccgcacattggatcgccattgaagtctaCATTCCAAtgtggtgcatcaacatttatgattccaaccatagcgtgctcagtcctactctgatggaggaagcgataaagccttggtgcttattgttgccttcgttgtttggtgttctggcatgtttgacgaccatgaggaCCTCCAGGTATCTCCTGAGCAGAACGCAAAGCCTTTttcatattgtcgtattcctccGGAGGAGTGTCCTCGGACTAAgtcaaggtattcccctatttaattagtgtattttgaaatctgaaaattaaagttatttttatcttctattgacacaaaatcgattatatgcagtggggattgtggtatgtttgccatcaaacatatcgagcatttggttgcCAGGCTACCGCTCGATACTGTTATCAATGAGAACATCCAACATTttaggaccaagtggtgtgtggacctattctatcagaatttgtcctcgtgatgctctttacattttcttcatacacatcttgtatagtatagcatatagttagttttgtatattattttttatcaaacaatattttttgaaaaagatattaaataaaaaagtactaaattcacataatgtgtctgcctcgacatccaaaccaacaaagtattagaagaagtactccatataataaatgcagcaaaatcaattaaataattacataacacaatactttaaatcctagccttacatgacttcctattgtgcccactaccaccacatctactacacttacgtggcttgacaatCTTTTCCCCACGTGAAGCATAGCGATTTGTCTTTCACCACCACATCTGcttcctgggccttcctacaggggttttctcaatGGGGATGCTGACaaccgtatctctgatgtgatcagggattacccattcatccttgttcccaacagggtaaatagtatctttataagtgtccttcaatgcctcgattctatagtaaggggaacacaatgagtaaatgtttatgcttctttttctggctgcagcaaaagcatgtacacagggtatcccaatggtttggaacatgccacaagaggatgattttgtggccaagttcacctcaccatcaccattaccatcgaccacaagaaattcgtgatgaccaaggacttggacatccaaaaaaattgctttatcacctatttgcttcaaatccttttccatctaaggtgataacacagttgtttcttttgcagctctttcacgtctatctgcaaaccaagactgaagagtgaatcttatgaattcaaaaaaagtggcgactggaaagctccttgcctccttagttttattgttaaagctttctgcgtagttactcgtcatgatattgtatcggttaccaggaaaataagcgctactccacctttcaaagccaattccctctagatattgagtaatgggcggatcaattaccttaagcttgtcaaagaacttgtgaaattccatTTTTCGAAATGCatacgctgcacaccccatgatgtcttgcacgtggtcaattttgaattttgccacaatattcatacagatatgatggtaacatgcaccgtgatactCATCTgagaacacaagctccaaagcatgattaatgcttttatgcctatccgatacaaaagcaaggttctcaacgtcccctatggcttccttcaattttctcatgaaataagtccaagagttacggttctcactgtccaccaatgcaaatgCAATTGGAAACagctggttgtttgcatccaatgcaacagcacagagcatgtggccaccatacttattctttaagaatgtgccatccacacaaattataggattgccaaagaccgtgggtcagcatgactcggtgtgggtggttgtggacaggtatactaagtccgcccacttcttacctgtgaagacaacttatactgtggagcagtatgcagagctttatgtgaaggagattgttcgacttcatggggctccgaggtcgatagtatccgacagagaccccactttcacttccaagttttggaagagcctacagaaggcaatgggcacacagcttcggtttagtactgcttatcatcctcagacggatggacagtctgagaggacaatacagatactggaggacatgttacgagcttgtgtgttggatttcgggggatcttggagtaggtatctccccctgattgaattctcgtacaataatagttatcaggcgactatcagagtggctccgtatgagatgctgtatgggaggaagtgcagatcaccgattcactgggatgagacaggtgagaggaggtatttaggtcctgagatggttcagaggaccaatgaggcacttgagaaaattagagctcgtatgctcgcctcccagagtcgccagaagagttattcagatcagagatgcaggagtgtggaatttcaggttggtgaccatgtattcctcagggtttcacccctgagaggagtaaaatgattcggcgttcggggcaagctgagtcccaggtttgttggcccctttgaggttctggaacgagttggagaggtggcttacaggttagcaatgcctccagctctatcaggggttcatgacgtgtttcatgtatccatgcttcggaagtatgtatcggatactactcatgtgttgagctttgagaacttggagttggatcaggatttatcatacgaagaaaagcctgttcagatccttgatagaaaggacaaagtcttgaggaacaagaccatcaccttggttaagatattgtggaggaatatcaaggttgaagaggcgacatgggaactggagttGGATATGTGGGagcggtatcctgagttgttcaggtaaatttcgaggacgaaattttcatgaggaggggatagttgtaacgacccaaattcgctattaaggcttaagggccttgagtagtgtgcctggagggcttaatgggattctgtgtgtgactttaatgagtttaatgcatgattatgatttaatgcacgttatatgactatttgattatttgtgatgcatgactatgtgaattagtatgcatgtagacctgattgagcatatttgtaatttggccattttgggcatgactgtgttgatatctgtgatctctgacccgagacgatcctagaatgagtgagttagcggaaaagtcaaagcgggaatctgtactcggcttgggttaagcctggggggtttaaatgagaatttggaaatatattgaggttaatcttgatgatgaggaatgtatatttgatgattaatcaggtattgggtagagagcgggaattattaggaacacttgaggaattagtgggaatttgggtaatatgactaaaatgcccctttatggacataaaggtttagattagtaagggagggcattttggtctttaggcttgtaagagatgaattaaaggggggctttatacttagtggatttagtagaaaatgggttaaggctgaaaaagaaagaaagaaggaagagaaaggaaaagagagaaaagctgaagggttttgtccaagaatcggtttgtggctctcccaaccatttttcccttcatttttcttggagtcaagctcagtggagagctagggtaggctgagcatcaaggatcctaagctagacttgaggattggcaaggggttagcaagatcacaccagaaatttgaggtaagttcttggggatttctgttttagggcttgactggtttgaactgtgtttttgagcttaatggatgggatttttggggaaatcaggtcaaggttgtgaaggtgcaagctaaggaggtctagggttcagctcaaggtcgaaattccacccacggtatgatttctaagaccctatctttgttgtttgagtgaatttctggtttttgggttcattgtattagattttgagttttgggttgcttgagcttgggattgagttcttgggatgcttgggatgagtgtgtggtgtggatatgtgtgtttttgggtttggaaaaggtttaggcaagtttggggttgaaatgggagaagaaaatcgcaagaagcgatttttggttttggtctggctgcaactagcgctacagcgctagtcagggggcgctgtagcgctagcccctgtttctgatggggtggttctgcttgtagcgctacagcaccctcttttgagcgctgtagcgctgcactgttcacagaggggatttttgggcttttgtgaagggattttgacctagggttcggggctcgattccgccactttgttttggggatctaggactccccggggggctcaggattggtcccgaggctaggttttggactcgaggtttggtaatgactttgacttatggattttgcttaggtaagcgctagggctcgagtaggatcgtgctcaaggagtcaggttgatcaaggccatcgaatttaaaggtaagaaaaccgtaacacccgggattagggcatgggcccacagtgttattgcagggcatggccctagattgttttacttgcaattgtatgaccttggatgaattattatatgtttgaatgattatttcgaaatgtattatgcgtgcgattataatgaaatgaacggcaaaggccgggtacggccttgggggccggaagtaacactcagcacatgggatgctatagtcagggtgggacccaagggatacatgagttatccttacggtgaggaccgagaccccaggctttggtaaggcctctggggcggcatgaccgtgcttgtttagtctgatggttttcctgtttatcagtggattatgtcagctatattatttgcatatgttatgtactatttgggttttcttgctgggcttcggctcacgggtgctctgtgtggcaggtaaaagcaaggagtcagtcaaccggccatgagtatggagagcgtgggggcggcgcgtacatgttcggcctgcccgactgctttggttgggggcattttgtatatggctgtattaactcattcttttgatagttaacctggtgtaaatctatttttgagttgtaaatattttgtaaaccttatttgggatcccagatgttttgatacttaacgttttcaatgaaactaaacattttcaaagagtacagccttagattctggtttattcacacttttggttttagaaaccgcGTAGAGTCAGTCCAAAAgcatgatttttattttaaactcactaggtaacggctctaaggtagtagggcgttacatctttggtgaacatgggagcactccatgttctatgatcttcacctaagtccaatggagaattCCATCTAAAgctatcatcggttctacttggacctggacgactactacTGGTCCCAAGTGTTTGCCGatcttctattctgcgctcctcatctaccataacatctgaactctgtgttggaaaatctgccctaacatctggcccacaaagatctgttgcatcagcaacaggatcgtcgttgacataaggatcgtagccatagggatcgtactccgccGTGTCATGCACAAATGGCAgatctctaaccgggatatcatcatggactatgacatctggatttgtcTCAGAAACACATGTTCCAACATCACCTTGAGTttctttgaaaccatgacatggaggagaaatgttctcttcaaatcgaacttctttattaacgctggcagaagccgatgcatttcttatacctcccttcttaatcaatgtcacacatagaTGAATGAGCTTCTCTGCAGATTTCGATGTTAACCCAAtaaatgcacgcacatgcctatcattttttataagagtaggtttgacggattgtgataggcatgtgtacgggacctcaattttcaagtcatgcacacatttatccacttcaagctcgtcgtacagaatgtcaagcagttgctcatacgtcacacccttctccacgggcagaacttgattttcagcatctctgaaaatccaatccctattttcgagttcccaaacaccatggaatgcaacaaatatgaaaacagtcgaatctgcaacaaaaaaaaaggtcaaaaagttaaactacaacataaaacaacaaaatatcaatttctatcgatatatgtcgaggcctatcgaggtcacATTATCGATGTATATCGAGGgcaatcgaggcctatcgaggcaaacaatccaattaaattcttacacacctatcgagttttatcgagtacagtcgaggactatcgaggcaaacaatccaataaaattcttatacacctatcgagttttatcgagtacagtcgaggactatcgaggcaaacaatctaattaaattcttatacacctatcgagttttatcgagtacagtcgAGGACCATCAAGCCAGCATGCATGCAACACATCGAGGCAGGcaaaaaatccagaaaaaaaaacgcacgaagtatccaaaattcattccAACAGTAAtttgcaataaaacatgaagaCATACACAGATATGTTCGAAATAAGACAAGTAATGTAGACAGACAaatttcctcactacatataacaaatatatacttacccatacgatttttgcccctagatccgaaatccaaaatgaagtttcttgacttgaaaggACTCACAACTTGCCCCTAGATCTGAAATCCAAATTGAGCTCGAAaattagtgtaatgccccaaatttcctaataaggtttaggaccttgattaggaggccgggagggccataattgatttaatatgttataaaatgaatatatgcatgttaatgtgaattatattattatatgatgataaatgcatgcgtatgggagtatttaaaatgataagggcattttggtaatttggcctattgagggcatatttgtaaattgggtgcatattgtaatatgtgaatgagatttcattattatggagatatattcgagctatgtggtatgagacgatcttagtttatgagttagcggttttaccataacggggtcaattttggggtaatagaaatgttatttggtgatagattgggaatatttgagatcagggtgaaattctggaagttttgactatagtgtccccggggggtgttttcgggaccccgagcactaggttttatataaggttacttaagcttgaagtagcttgacagataagaacgtatgttagaaacttctcgttctctctcaaaacagttcgttttaccgtttgagccattttgaggaaatcttgagttctgggagtcggaatcaagcgagggtcgaggcatagcgatcctaggaaagattaaaagcttcttaaccgaaggatttgacgagaaacaacccaatcgaaggtgaccgctaagggcttaaaggttgatcgttctcaagggtcgttcttatattggttctagctcgaatctaaggtaagaaaactgcaccctgtgtatatgtatgacatgcatggttattatgatgcatgttggatgattattatgtatgacatgcatggctattcttgatgcatgttggttgactattaaatgtgacatgcatggctgttattagcgcatgttggattgctggatatgttgcgtatgatgcatgagaaacatgtgtttgggacgtgctttatatactgagtatgatactgttcagagcttgagcctctgtgtttatgcatggccctaataacaCTAATACtcgtttagtaagcatgctaaatgcctcgtttatggatatggaacatgaaatatgtgattggtggcatgtcttacttgtgattgacactgactagtcagggaccgactctaaagtcgagaatttcacattgaatggctctatggcattaatgctagaccgaccctaaggtcgatgattatgcattgaatggctctatagcattaatgtcagaccgaccctaaggtcgaggaacttataagcgcttgcctggcttacaaccagatgaatatagccaaggtacatgaccccggtgactgtttgtcacgtggctaagggacgttgtccatagtttcgactccagagtcgtgaggaaggttatgttggtgactaatcaccttgcacctgtcctaatcaagcttaagtcgagaatcatgcattgaatggctctatggcattaatgccaggccgaccctaaggtcgaagaactattaagcgcttgcctggtctacgaccagatgtttatggccaaggtatatgaccccggtgactgtttgtcacatggccaagggacgttgtccattgcacgactctagggtcgggaggaaggttatgttggtgaccattcaccatgcacctgtcctaatcaaacttatgaaaggatcacttgttagttaagccctggtgaccctatcgtcacatggctagaaggagcgatgctcattattgtgacttttggctactgtcacctatttgcttggactgatagtcctgaatggttactatggttattgttcatattatatcatgttattctgtgttttcttgctgggcttcggctcacgggtgctacgtggtgcaggtaaaggcaagaggaagctggaccatccttgagttggagagcttaggtgatgacgtgtacatatgcagctgctcgtccgccacggccaaggtttaaagtggaactaggattgaaccctgttttgccgcttagaacggcctgttgtaaatattttctataataaacttcgaaattatattttcgggatcccaatgtatatattaaatgttctagtgaaacgttacatctttaccaaagtttttaatccctaaaccgttaatcatacttagttcacgattttggccaaacgactcgattagcgagtttagcactgattacaaggcacaccgtaacggtccctggagtttggggcgttacaattagtATACATTAAGAAAATGGTGGCTGGCTTTTTTTGTGTGTATGAGAGTTTGAGAGATGGAGAGGAAAAACGAAGAGATAAAGAGTGAAGactgagaaaaaagagagagaaacttaTTTCAGGGGCATTTTGAAAATTCAGGAAAATACTagcataaaaatataatattttttaagctTGGTATTATTTTGTCATTCGATCCCTTTATATACATcaaaaaagtcaaatttcccttttaatttaaaatttgatattgAGAGAGTTCGAATTGAATGAGGAAAACTAGTCTTTGAATAGTAATGGTATTATTGTCCAAGGATACATTAGTAGGCGAAATTATGGTGGTTGTATATTAAAATATTTCACATTATGCATAGAACATGACATTTCCCATTTCATGTCGTAACTGATTTTAATGGAGTTGTAGGTGAAATAGTCATTCCTCCAGTCCCAACCTCACAACAGTTCCAGATTTTAAAGTTCTTGCGTCACTCTTCAACTGTGTTTCAGGTATGATTTTCTTTCTCTTTAAACAAATAATCAGAGCATTTTGGGTTCTTCCGTTAGCTGTACAGATTCCATATAATTTACCCATTTCGGTCGACATTTTATATTGTTCAATTTCTTATTGTATACAAATTTTTGGGCATGAACGAAGAAAGAATTTTGGAGAACATTTTTGGAGAAAAATAATATTAGAGCTTTAAGAGTTAGAGAAATTCCATCATTGGGTTTTAAGGATTGTTAATCTATTTGTATGAAGGAGTGTTTTAAGCCTTCATGCAATCTATTTAGGCAAATGGGTATTTGATTCTCTCCATGTAAATTGGAAAATTGACAATCTTTATTGGGATCTTGGTCGTGGTTGCTTTATTTTTCCGGCATCCATTATTGGGTTTTAAGGAATAGTATGATATATATATGAGGAATTATTTTACTTCCATGCAATCTTGTTTTTCGTGGTTTTGAATCTATCTTGTTTTTCTTCTCCAGTATTTCCATGGTTTTGTTTATTGTGATGAAAATTTAAGTGATATATTCTTCTTAGCTTTACTATCGACTATACCATGAAGAGGCCGATTCCGTGGAGTGACCAGGTTGATATTGATGTTGATGTTATATCATCAGATGAGTCTTCTCCTTCAGACTCAGATGTAAAAGTCAATAACTTTCAAGCTCCAACTCTCCAAGAAATAGCACCTGAAGGTGAGATCAGGGACCTTGTCTTACTTAATCATATAGCTTCAAATATGCACTTATATGTGGAACTGCTATAGCTTCAAATATGTTCTTTTATGATTCTGTATATCTCTGATTTTCATGTTTCATGTTCTTTATAGCTGGCTTTGAATCCGTAAGTACAGTTCAACACATTTACTTATTAGTTATGCATTGAGTTTCTCGATGGGAACATCTCTGTAATTGGAGAATCTTTTTCTGTAGAGGCAAGTTTACATAAGGAAAATATTGAAGCCATGAATGTTATTGTTTGGTTTTTGCCGGTTCTTTAGCTAAATATGAATGTTGCTTCCTTTCTATTCGTTTTTAGCAGAAGATTCAATGATCAAAAGGGCTGAGATGTATCAGGAATACATGAAGCAAATCCCAATTCCAACTAGCCGAGGCTCTGTTATTCCATTTATCACATGGATGGGATTGGGAAAATCCATCAAGCAGTTATATAGACAGCCTCTACATTACCTCACTAATGTTCAACTAAAGCAATGGGATCGATTGAGGATTGACAGTGCGGATGAAGACAAGCCCTTAGATACCATAATTCATCCTTGCAAAGCTGAAGCCACTGTCTGGCTCCTTGAGGAAGTTCACCGGCGAACAGTGTCTCATTATCATGTAGCTAAGCTCTGGCAATCAGATCCATTGCACCATGCATTTGTTGATTCTATTTTCCCTCAATTGTGAAAAGTATCATGTTTTTAGTTGTAACTGGCTGATGTTCAAATTTCGTCCTCGGTTTAcagattttggtcttaaactaTTTGATAAAGTTTGGGATGAAATAAAAGCCAGTTTTGTTCTTTTCTATTCTTGATACGAATTTCACTTGAACCACTGTACTTTAATCATTGTCCATTGATCCAAACGAAAACACGGTATTTGATTTTAACAAGAGACTGGCAAAGATTGAAGCAAATGCTCTCATGTTAATGATTCATCATGCATAATCGGAAGTAAACAACTTTTATCAATTTGAAATGGTTATGGAAAAATGGATGGAACAATAAAAGAAGGGAGAGTCAGAAAGTGATCCAAAATGTCTCTTTCAGGAATCAGAATTGTTTTGATATATGCTATCAGGACCAACAATGGAATTAGTATGGAGCCAGTATTTACAAAGTAATGATATTTCTTCTTTTCAGAGGATAAAAACATGAATTACCAATAATCATTGCAAGAGCAATGCCCGCCCCTGAAAAAGTGAAATCTGTGGTTATCTCGAATGACTATTTCACGGTCATATATCTGTGAAACTAGTTTGGCAAATGAGTGGCAATCAGAGCATATTCGGAGGTTCTTAACAACACGAATTGGCATTCCTTGACCTGTGCTGATAAGCCCAAAAGCCATAGCAAGTTTCTCACTGTGTCTGCTTAGAAAATACTCTTTCTCAAGCACATCCACATCAAGCAGGACGTTAGCCAAATCAGGTTCATGGCCAGCATCTCTAAGCCTGCAGTTTATTTCTTCCAGCATGTATGAAATTTGACTGTGCTCTGGGTGACTATCATCAGTAGAGGTGAACTCATGAATAGTTCCATTAACTTCTATTAGGCTTGTGCCAGGCACTTTGGTGATCCCTTTCTCCTTCAAATGCAGCCTCACTTTTGCCACGTCAGTCCATTTCCCAGCAGAAGCATATATGTTTGACAGAAGTACATGAATTCCACTCCTCTGAGA
It encodes the following:
- the LOC133819122 gene encoding protein RDM1 isoform X2; protein product: MKRPIPWSDQVDIDVDVISSDESSPSDSDVKVNNFQAPTLQEIAPEEDSMIKRAEMYQEYMKQIPIPTSRGSVIPFITWMGLGKSIKQLYRQPLHYLTNVQLKQWDRLRIDSADEDKPLDTIIHPCKAEATVWLLEEVHRRTVSHYHVAKLWQSDPLHHAFVDSIFPQL
- the LOC133819122 gene encoding protein RDM1 isoform X1; translated protein: MKRPIPWSDQVDIDVDVISSDESSPSDSDVKVNNFQAPTLQEIAPEAEDSMIKRAEMYQEYMKQIPIPTSRGSVIPFITWMGLGKSIKQLYRQPLHYLTNVQLKQWDRLRIDSADEDKPLDTIIHPCKAEATVWLLEEVHRRTVSHYHVAKLWQSDPLHHAFVDSIFPQL